CAGATGCCGACCGAAGAGGAGCAGTTCGAGGCCTACAAGGCAGTGGCTGAAGCCATGTCTGGCCGTCCGGTAGTTATCCGTACCCTGGATATTGGTGGTGACAAGGATCTGCCTTACCTGGACCTGCCGCAGGAACTGAACCCTTTCCTGGGCTGGCGTGCGATCCGTATGTGCTTCGACAAGCCTGAGATTCTGAACACCCAGCTGCGTGCCATTCTGCGTGCATCTGCCTTCGGTAAGCTGAAGATCATGTTCCCGATGGTTATCTCTGTTGAGGAAGCCCGTCGTCTGAAGCAGGTCGTTGCTGACGTTAAGGCTGAATTGAGCAGTAAAGACATCGCTTTCGACGACACCGTTGAAGTGGGCATCATGGTTGAGACACCAGCGGCAGTAATGGTTGCAGACCTGCTGATTCAGGAAATGGACTTCTTCTCCATCGGTACTAACGACCTGACCCAGTACATTCTGGCGGTTGACCGTGGTAACGAAATGATTGCTGATATGTACGATCCAATGGCTCCGGCCGTTCTGCGTGCTATCAAGCGTGTTATCGACTGCTCCCACGAAGCCGGTAAGTGGACCGGCATGTGTGGTGAGATGGCCGGTGACGAGCGTGCCGCCCTGATCCTGGCGGGTCTGGGGCTGGATGAGTTCTCCATGAGTGCGACTTCTATTCCTCGTGTTAAGAAAACTCTGCGTAACCATAAGCACGAAGACCTGAAGGCGATGGCTGAAGCGGCTGTAAACCAGCCGACGACTGAAGACGTAAAAGCGCTGCTGAACGACTTTATCGCCAAGTTCTGATACAAGTCCGACGGATACTGGTACATCGTTTCATTACTTTTGACTTGTAGGTTGGGAAGAGCGAAGTGTTTATGCCCTTCAGGGTAACTCCCAACCTACGCACCCCGTCAAAGTCATTGAGACCGTGTGCTAGTGTCGGCAAGCTGTAATGGTTGCAGCAATAAAATATAAAGAGGAGCAGGCGATGACCTGCTCCACAAAAAGTGGTAACGCGCCAAAATAGCCGTGAATAACATGGCAGATTGTGCGTCACCGCTAAAGCCTGAACGAACGAACCAGGCTTTGAAGGATTTCAATGACAAGTATGAGGTAATGCAAATGGCTACTAAAAAGCCTTTAGCGGATAAAGAGCCTTTAGCGGATAAAGAGCTTTTGGCGGAAAAAGGGCAGACAGCCAAACAGGATACAGGTAAAACAGAGGTTGAGGTACAACTCGACGCTCTGCTTGATCGGGCGAAAGTCGCTCGTGAAAAATACCTGAAGCTGGACCAGGAAGCGATTGACCGTATCAATAAGGCGATGGCTCTTGCTGGTCAGGCTGCGCACATGGAGCTGGCGCGTATGGCGGTTGAAGAAACCGGCCGTGGTATTCTGGAAGACAAGGTGACCAAGAACATCTTTTCTACTGAATACGTTCATCACTCTATCAAATACGACAAAACAGTCGGTGTTATTGAAGATAACGAAGAAGAAGATTACATGCTGGTTGCAGAGCCAGTGGGTATTGTCTGCGGTATTACACCGGTGACTAACCCGACGTCGACCACCATGTTCAAGTCCATCATTTCTGCCAAGACCCGTAACCCGATTGTTTTTGCTTTCCACCCATCTGCCCAGAAGTGCTCCAGTGAGGCGGCTCGTATCCTGCGTGATGCTGCTGTCGAGGCGGGTGCGCCGGAAGACTGTATTCTGTGGGTAGAAAAACCTTCTCTGGAAGCAACCCAGAAGCTGATGGTTCATCCGGATATTTCTGTCATCCTGGCCACCGGTGGTTCTGGTATGGTTCGTGCCGCTTACTCTTCCGGTAAGCCAGCCCTGGGTGTTGGTCCGGGTAACGTGCCTTGTGTCATTGATCGTACTGCCGACCTGAAGCAGGCTACCAATGACCTGGTTATGTCCAAGAGCTTTGACAACGGTATGATCTGTGCCTCCGAGCAGGCGGCGATTGTCCACGAAGCGATTTACCCGCAGTTCATCAAAGAGATGAAAGCACTGAACGTTTACTTCACGACTCCTGAAGAAACCAAAAAGCTGGCGGAAGTTGTGATTGTTGATGGTCACGTTAACAGCAAGATTGTTGGTATGAAGCCGGTTACCATCGCAGAGATGGCTGGCGTTAAAATTCCTGCAGAAACCCGTGTGATTGCGGCTGAAATCGAAGGTGTGGGTCCGGAATTCCCTCTGTCCCGTGAGAAGCTGTCCCCGGTGCTGGGCGTTCTGAAAGCCCGCGATACCAAGCATGGTATTGAGCTGGCTGACAAGATGCTGAACTTTGGTGGTCTGGGTCACTCTGCGGTTCTGCACGCTCAGAACGACGATGTGATTGAGCAGTTCTCCCTGGCCATGAAAGCAGGACGAATCATCATCAACTCCCCGTCTACCCATGGTGCGATTGGTGACCTGTATAACACCAATATGCCTTCCCTGACTCTGGGCTGTGGTACTTACGGTGGTAATAGTACTACGTCCAACGTTTCTGCTGTAAACCTGATTAATGTTAAGCGTGTGGCGAAGCGTCGTGTGAATATGCAGTGGTTTAAGCTTCCTCGTAAAATCTACTTTGAGGCGAACTCCCTGCAATACCTTGAGAAGATGCCTGACATCTCTCGTGTATTCATTGTGACCGACGAAATCATTCAGAGCCTGGGTTATGTTGACAAAATCCAGTACCACCTGAACCGTCGCCAGGTACCAGTACAGGTTCGTGTATTCAACCAGGTTGAGGCTGATCCGTCTCTGGCTACCATTCGTGCCGGTGCGGAAGATATGCAACGCTTCCAGCCTGATGTGATTATTGCCCTGGGTGGTGGCTCTCCTATCGATGCCGCGAAAGGCATGTGGTTGTTCCACGAACAGCCAGAAGCTGATTTTGAAAGCATGTCACAGAAGTTTCTGGATATTCGCAAGCGTGTTTACAAGTTCCCTAAACTGGGCAAAAAGGCACGTCTGGTGGCTATTCCTACCACCTCCGGTACCGGTTCTGAAGTGACCTCCTTTGCGGTGATCACTGACAAGGACAGAGGCATCAAGTACCCGCTGGCAGACTATGAGCTGACACCGGACGTGGCCATTCTGGACCCGAACCTGGT
Above is a genomic segment from Endozoicomonas euniceicola containing:
- the adhE gene encoding bifunctional acetaldehyde-CoA/alcohol dehydrogenase; protein product: MATKKPLADKEPLADKELLAEKGQTAKQDTGKTEVEVQLDALLDRAKVAREKYLKLDQEAIDRINKAMALAGQAAHMELARMAVEETGRGILEDKVTKNIFSTEYVHHSIKYDKTVGVIEDNEEEDYMLVAEPVGIVCGITPVTNPTSTTMFKSIISAKTRNPIVFAFHPSAQKCSSEAARILRDAAVEAGAPEDCILWVEKPSLEATQKLMVHPDISVILATGGSGMVRAAYSSGKPALGVGPGNVPCVIDRTADLKQATNDLVMSKSFDNGMICASEQAAIVHEAIYPQFIKEMKALNVYFTTPEETKKLAEVVIVDGHVNSKIVGMKPVTIAEMAGVKIPAETRVIAAEIEGVGPEFPLSREKLSPVLGVLKARDTKHGIELADKMLNFGGLGHSAVLHAQNDDVIEQFSLAMKAGRIIINSPSTHGAIGDLYNTNMPSLTLGCGTYGGNSTTSNVSAVNLINVKRVAKRRVNMQWFKLPRKIYFEANSLQYLEKMPDISRVFIVTDEIIQSLGYVDKIQYHLNRRQVPVQVRVFNQVEADPSLATIRAGAEDMQRFQPDVIIALGGGSPIDAAKGMWLFHEQPEADFESMSQKFLDIRKRVYKFPKLGKKARLVAIPTTSGTGSEVTSFAVITDKDRGIKYPLADYELTPDVAILDPNLVQTVPKKVTADTGLDVLTHALEAFVSVMASDYTDALAMKAIQLTFDNLPASYESADKRAREKMHNASCIAGMAFANAFLGINHSMAHKLGHEMKIPHGLANALLLPHVIEYNGNSQPSKVATFPKYDHYIAHEKYTEVAKILGLPHSTTDEGVKSLANAVRDLMKKVDVPLSLKEMGFNEKEFLAKVPELAAYAFEDQCTTANPRMPLVTELEELLKKAYYGE